The window GACGCGGCCACATGGGCCGCGGCGAGATGGGTTTCATGGGCGAGCGCAGCCTGGCGCAGATCGAGGTGCGCCTCAAGCTCAGCCCTGAGCAGTCCAAGCAGTTGCGCGGCCTGATGGCCGGGCGGCGCCAGAAGATGCGCGAGCAGCTCCAGGCCAGCCAAGTGGACCGCCGCGCCCTGATGCAGGAGATATTCAAGGACAACCCCAGCCAGGAGGAGATCCAGAAGCGGCTCTCCGCCATCCAGGAGCGCCAGGCGACCGCGATGAACGACATGGTGCAGGCCGGGCTGGAGTTCAACAAGAGCCTCACCCCGGAGCAGCGCGCCGAGCTGAACAAGATGCTGGCCGAGCGCTTCGAGGTGGCCGACCGCATGCATCAGCGCATGCAGGAGCGCATGCAGCAGCGCCCCCGGCACGGCCAGGGCCCGGGTGGACCCGGCGGACCGCCTCCGGCTCCACAGCAGCCGCAGTAAGGCTTCGTTCGTTTCCTCTCTCTCGCACCGCCGGCGACCCCGGCGGTGCTTTTTTGGTCTTTTTAACCACAGAGGACACAGAGGAAGACAAAGGCAAGAGGCATATAGCAAGAGGCAAACGGTAAGAGGGAATGATGACGCTGTCCTTTGCTCTTCTCTTTTTGCCGTCTTCCTTTTGACTCTTGCCTTTTCCTCTGTGCCCTCTGTGCCCTCTGTGGTTAACGTTTCTTTCGGGTGGGGGTGGGCGGCGGAGGCACGACCATGGGGCGGCGGATGGGGACGATGGCGCCGCGCGCCGGGTCGGCCATGGCCCCCGCCGCCCGCGGCAGCACTTCCTTCTGGATGTAGGCGAGGAACTCCTGGATCTGGCGCTGCATCTCCTCCATGCGCTCCCGCATCTGCAGGATCATGGCGATGCCGGAGATGTTCACCCCCATGTCGCGGGCCAGCGAGAGGATGAACTCCAGCCGCTCCAGGTCCTGGTCGGTATAAAGGCGGGTGTTGCCCTCGGAGCGCGAAGGCTTGAGCAGCCCTTCGCGCTCGTACAGCCGCAACGTCTGCGGATGGATGCCGTACATTTCGGCCACCGCCGAGATCATGTAGGCGCCTTGTCGTTTGCGTCTCGCCATTAGCCCTCGATCCTCGGCCTCTGATCCACGCCGTTCCACGGCGCGTCTTCCGCGGCCTCCCTGGCGGGCGGGTAGGCCGCGATGCGCTTGCTCACCTGGAAGGCCAGAACGCTGCCGCAGAGGAGGATGAGCCACCCCGCCAGGACCCAGAGTGCGTAGTTCCGGTCCCACAGCAGCGCGGTGGCGGCCGCGGCCACGGCCAGGCAGACCGCCAGGGTGATCCGCGGCGTGCGCGCCGAGATCTCGTGGTGCAGTCTCTGCAGCCCGGAGAACAGGACCACGAAGAGAAAAGTGCCCACCGAGAACAGCGCGGTCATCCCGACCGCCAGATCGCGCGCATCGTTCTTGCCGCGGTCGTAGAGATAGACGGCGCCGCCGGCGCTCAGCATCCCGAAAGAGAACGCGATCCCCCAGGCGAAGATCGCCGCCAGGCAGGAGGCGATGGGGCGCGGGATCTTGCGATAGAGCGCGACGATGTTCATACCTGCTTCCACAGCCCGGCGCGCGGGTCCTCCGGGTTCAGCTTGGCCAGCTCGCGCAGGATCTCTTTGGAGCGCTCGTCGCGCACCTGCGGCACCGCGATCTGGATCTCCACGATCTCGTCGCCGCGCACGCCTTCCTTGACCGCCGAGGGCACGCCCTTCTCGCGCATGCGCAGCTTCTGCCCGCTCTGCGTCCCCGGAGGCACGCGCAACTGCGCGCGGCCGTCGATGGTCGGCACCTCGACCTTGGCGCCCAACGCCGCTTCTGTGGGCGTCACCGGGACGGTGAGGTGGATGTCGTCGCCCTCGCGGCGGAAGACCGGATGCTGGCCGCCGCGCACGATGATATAGAGGTCGCCGGCGGGCCCGCCGCCGCGCCCGGCGTTGCCCTTGCCCGCCAGGCGGATGCGCTGACCGTCGCGCGTCCCCGGCTTGATGCGCACTTCCATGGATTCCGTGCGCTGCAGCACGCCCGCGCCGTGGCAGTGGGGGCAGGCCGAGCGCTCGCGTCCCGAGCCGCCGCAGTGCGGGCAGGGAGTGTTGAACTTCATGCGCCCGCCCAGTTGCGTCACCTGGCCCGAGCCCTTGCACTCGGGGCAGGCGCGCGCGCTCTCCAGATAGCCGCGCCCGGCGCATTGCCGGCAGGCCTCCTGGCGGCTGACGTTCAGCTTCACTACCCCGCCCTTGATGGCCTGCCAGAAGCCGATCTGCGCCTGGTACTCCAGGTCGGAGCCCGCCTGCGGGCCGAAGCCTTCTTCCTCGCCGCCGCCGCGGAAGAGGCTGGAGAAGATGTCCTTGAAGCCGCCGCCCTTCCTGGGCGGTTCGGCGCCGGCGCCGAAGAGGTCGGAGAAATCGAAGCCGCTGAAGTCGACGCGGGCGCCGCCACGCGGCCCGGCGCCACCTCCGCCGGGGAAGCCGCCGGGAAATCCGCCGGGCCCGCCGCCGGCGCGGGCGTAGGCCTCGGCCGCCGCGGGATCGATCTGGTCGCTGTAGTAGCCGAGCTGGTCGTAGATCTTGCGCTTTTTGGGATCGGAGAGGACGTCGTTGGCCTCCGACAGCGCCTTGAAGCGCTCTTCCGCCGCCTTGTCGCCGGGATTGACGTCGGGATGGTACTTGCGCGCCAGCTTGCGGAAGGCCTTGCGAATATCCTCGGCGGAGGCGTTCTTCTTCACGCCGAGGATGCCGTAATAATCTCTAGTCGCGGTCGGCATTGTCTCTTTTTACAAATGTCATCCTGAGCGAGCCATGACCGTTTGCTCTGCAAACGGTCATGGCGAGTCGAAGGACCCCGCCACCGTCACTTCCCACCAGAATGCTCCAGGGAATTCTCACCGGCCCTTGATCGATTCCCCCGCAAACGCCATCTCCGCTCCCCACTTCTCCGCCAAGTCCTGCCAGCGCGGGTTGAGGGACTCGATCAGCGCGATCTTCTTCGACCTCCGCCAGCCCTTCAGTTGCTTTTCCCGGTCAATGGCTTTGCGAACGTCGTCGAAGCTCTCCCAGTACACCAGCCGGTCACAGTGATACTTACTGGCGAAGCCCTCAAACTCGCCGCTCTTGTGCTCCCACATGCGGCGTACGATGTCGTTGGTCATGCCGACGTAGAGCGTTCCGCTCTTGCTGGCTGCGATATAGGTCCAGTACTTCTGCTGCATGGCCAGAACGCCTCTGGGCGGCATCGTAGCACAAGCATCCCGGGGGTCCTTCGACTCGGTATGTTCGGCGCACGGCGCCGGACATGCCTCGCTCAGGATGACATTTCTAATGAGAATCTCCTGTTATCCCTACTTCGCCTTCTCCGGCTCCGGCACTTTGGTCGCCTGCCAGGCGATGGCCTGCCAGCGGCCGTCGCGCTTCTGGAAGGTCCCGGTATTGCGGTAGTAGTGCGTCTCCTTCGAGCCGTCCTTGTTCACCACGTTCTGGATGAGGCGGAAGGCGACCACGGCGAAGTCGCCGTAGGCGTGCACCGTGATCTGGTCGGCGTCGAAGGTGGACTGGGGCTCGTCGGGCTTCGCCGGCTCATCCAGCGACTTCATGATGTCGGCCTTGGTGACGTGCCGCCCGGAGGAGCCGGTGTAGAGCACGTCCTCGGCCCAGAAGCTCTGGAAGACGGCCTTGTCGTTACGCCCCGCCGCGTCCAAAAAGTGGTGCAGCAGCGCGGTGAGCTCGTCGGTGGCGGTGGCCTTCTGTTGGGCGACGATAGGGGCCACCAGGGCCAGAATCAGGGCAGGCACGGCAAGCCTTCGCAGCATCGCTTCACCCCGCTCTTGAATTACATCCCGACGGCGAAGCCGGAGGGAGCCCTACTGACCGAGAATCTTGGCGACGATAGGGTTCCCTCGCTTCGCTCGTGATGTTAAACGAACGATCTACTTCTTTTTCTCGTCTACGTCCACGTACTCCGCGTCGATGACGCCCTCGTCCTTCTTCTTCTCGCCGCCGGCAGACTCGCCGGAAGGCTGGCCGCCGGGAGCCCCGCCCGCGGGCTGGGCGGCGCGGTACATCTGCTCCGCCAGCTTGTGCGAGGCCGAGGTCAGGCGCTCGCGCGCCGACTCCATGGCCGCCTTGTCCGAGCCCTCCA is drawn from Terriglobales bacterium and contains these coding sequences:
- a CDS encoding periplasmic heavy metal sensor, with the protein product MTKKIWAMVAAAVVLVGSAGAVAVARYGRGHMGRGEMGFMGERSLAQIEVRLKLSPEQSKQLRGLMAGRRQKMREQLQASQVDRRALMQEIFKDNPSQEEIQKRLSAIQERQATAMNDMVQAGLEFNKSLTPEQRAELNKMLAERFEVADRMHQRMQERMQQRPRHGQGPGGPGGPPPAPQQPQ
- a CDS encoding helix-turn-helix transcriptional regulator, giving the protein MARRKRQGAYMISAVAEMYGIHPQTLRLYEREGLLKPSRSEGNTRLYTDQDLERLEFILSLARDMGVNISGIAMILQMRERMEEMQRQIQEFLAYIQKEVLPRAAGAMADPARGAIVPIRRPMVVPPPPTPTRKKR
- a CDS encoding J domain-containing protein, whose amino-acid sequence is MPTATRDYYGILGVKKNASAEDIRKAFRKLARKYHPDVNPGDKAAEERFKALSEANDVLSDPKKRKIYDQLGYYSDQIDPAAAEAYARAGGGPGGFPGGFPGGGGAGPRGGARVDFSGFDFSDLFGAGAEPPRKGGGFKDIFSSLFRGGGEEEGFGPQAGSDLEYQAQIGFWQAIKGGVVKLNVSRQEACRQCAGRGYLESARACPECKGSGQVTQLGGRMKFNTPCPHCGGSGRERSACPHCHGAGVLQRTESMEVRIKPGTRDGQRIRLAGKGNAGRGGGPAGDLYIIVRGGQHPVFRREGDDIHLTVPVTPTEAALGAKVEVPTIDGRAQLRVPPGTQSGQKLRMREKGVPSAVKEGVRGDEIVEIQIAVPQVRDERSKEILRELAKLNPEDPRAGLWKQV
- a CDS encoding GIY-YIG nuclease family protein, whose product is MPPRGVLAMQQKYWTYIAASKSGTLYVGMTNDIVRRMWEHKSGEFEGFASKYHCDRLVYWESFDDVRKAIDREKQLKGWRRSKKIALIESLNPRWQDLAEKWGAEMAFAGESIKGR
- a CDS encoding nuclear transport factor 2 family protein; translation: MPALILALVAPIVAQQKATATDELTALLHHFLDAAGRNDKAVFQSFWAEDVLYTGSSGRHVTKADIMKSLDEPAKPDEPQSTFDADQITVHAYGDFAVVAFRLIQNVVNKDGSKETHYYRNTGTFQKRDGRWQAIAWQATKVPEPEKAK